gtcccataaagtcaatgCCCTATACATCAAATATCTCACAGAACAACATAggttgttgaggcatttcatccctttgGGATGTGTTTCCCGACTTCTGACACTGATGGCAAGACACACATAACCAGTTAGCATCCTTGAATAAGGTTGGCCACTAGAATCCACAATCCAACACCTTTTTTGTGGTCCTTTGTGGGCCAAAGTGGCCACCACATTTGGATGAATGACAAGCTTCAAGAATGGGTTGGATTTCGGACTCCGGAACACATCTTCGAATTACTTGGTCTACTCCCCTCTTCCACAAGTGAGGGTCATCCAAAATGTAGTATTTGGAATCACTCCTCAACTTATCCCTTTGGTGTTTAGAAAAGTTGGGAGGGAAGAATTTCGCAACCAAGTAGTTCGCCATTGGGGCAAACCAAGGAAAATTATCCGACACAGCATGCAAGCTATCCAATGGGAATGAGTCATTGATCGGAAATAGATCAGATTTTAAATTCTCAAGGCGGCTTAAATGATCCGCAACCAAGTTTTGAGATTCACTCTGGTCCTTAATCTCAATGTCGAATTCTTGCAAAAGCAAGATCTAACGTATGAGTCTAGGTTTTGACTCATTCTTTGACAATAAGTATTTCAAAGCTGCATGATCCGTGTATACCACTATCTTTGATCCTAgcaaataagatttgaatttatctAAAGCATGAAAAATAGCTAGGAGTTCCTTTTCAGTAGTGGTATAGTTAGATTGTGCTACATCAAGTGTTTTAAAAGAGTATGCAATGACATAAGGGAGTTTACCATCGCGCTTTGCAAGCGCGGCACCTATAGCTTGGTTTGACGCATCGCACATTATCTCAAATGGCATGTCCAGTTGGGGCCTTGCACAATTGGTACCATGGTAAGAGCTCTCCTTAGCTCTTCAAAAGCTTTCACACATTCACTGTCAAACTCAAAGTCCACATCTTTTTGGAGTAGGCGCGACAATGGCAAAGCAATCTTGCTGAAATCTTTGATAAAGcgcctatagaatcctgcatgtcctaaAAATGAACGGACCTCCCTCACATATGAGGGATGAGATAAAGTGGTAATAACATCGACCTTGGCCAGGTCTACAGAACTTCCTTCATGAGATACTACATGTCCTAACACTATACCTTGtcttaccataaaatgacatttttcaaaatttaagacaaggttGGTGTCAACAAATCTAACTAAGACTTTAGCCAAGTTCTCCaagcaacaatcaaaagaaGTTCCATAAACactgaagtcatccataaagacttccagaCAATTCTCTATTAGATCAGAAAAGACACTGGTCATGCACCGCTAAAAAGTAGCGGGTGCATTACAtagtccaaatggcatccttttgtagGCAAAGGTGCCAAAAGGGCAAGTGAATAtggtcttttcctgatcttcaggagcaATGTGAATCTGGAAGTAACCAGTGAATCCATCAGGAAAACAGTAATGGGATTTACCTGCTAAATGGTCTAACATCTGGTCGATAAAGGGCAAAGGATAGTGGTCCTTCCTTGTAGCGGCATTCAACCTTCTATAGTCGATGCACACTCGCCATGCATTTTGTACTCTCTTGGTGACCACTTCACCATCATCCTTTGTAACCGCAGTGATGCCTGATTTTTTGGGAACAACCTGGACCGGGCTCACCCACTCACTGTCAGAAATCGGGTATATTGTATCCGCATCGAGTAGCCTAGTGACCTCCTTCTTTACCAAATCGAGGATGGTTGGGTTGAGCCTCCTTTGTAGTTGTCTAACCGGCCTAGCTCCATCTTGGAGAAATATACGATGCATGCACTTGCGAGGGTCAATCCCCACAATATCGGCTAAGCTCCAACCAATTGCCTTCTTGTACTTTCTGAGAACGCCTAagagcttttcttcttcttcactagaAAGCTCACTAGCAATAATGACCGGAAACTTTTGGTTGTCCTTTAAGAAAGCATACTTCAAATGAGATGGGAGAGGCTTCAATTCACTTTTTGCCTCAAGCTGAGATTCCTTTTCGTCAAGCTCACGGAGTTCATTCTCAACAACTTCCTCATGTTCACCCTCTTGGTCATCCGTCTCTTCAACAATGTGGTAGCACAACTTGTTATGGTTTTCTTCTTGCACTTCCGCTACCACTTCATTAATTACATCACATCGGAGAACGGAATGCTCCTCGGGAGGatgcttcatggcttcttctaAATTGAACTTGATAGTCTTGTCTCCAACCTCAAAGGAATATGTACCGGTGAAGGCATCTAACTTGAATTTAGAGGTCTTAaggaagggtctaccaagtagAACGGAGGATGAACTTCTATTTTCTATTGGAGGCATTTCAAGGATGTAAAAGTCAACCGGAAAGATCAAATCCTTGATTGCCACAAGTACATCTTCGGCTATTCCTGTTACCGTGATCACACTTATCGACCAAGGCAAACCTCGCCGCCGATTTCTTTAATGGAGCTAAATTCAACTGCACAAAGGTAGAAAGTGGCATGATGCTTATACaagctccaagatcacacatACGATCATGAAAAGTGTGTCCACCAATACAACAAGACACCAAACAAGACCCAGGGTCACCATATTTCTTTGGAATAGGTTCCATCAAGGAAGAAATTGAACTACCCAAGGATAATGTCTCCAATTCTCCTATCATATCCTTGTGTGTGCATAAGTCTTTCAAGAATTTTGCAAACTTTGGAATTTGTTGAATAGCATCAAGAAGTGGTatggttacctcaactttcttgaacaCTTGAAGCATGTTCAAATCAAATTCTGGTGTCTTCTTAGCTTTCTTCACCATGGAAGGGAATGAAATAGGGATGGACTCATCCACTAGAGCTTTCTTCTTGGGTTCCTTGAGGTTTACTCCTTCTTCCTCATGCCTTTTGTCTACCTCTTCCTTTTCATGTGGAGCTTCAACAATCACTTCTTCCTCATG
Above is a genomic segment from Arachis duranensis cultivar V14167 unplaced genomic scaffold, aradu.V14167.gnm2.J7QH unplaced_Scaffold_126101, whole genome shotgun sequence containing:
- the LOC107472067 gene encoding uncharacterized protein LOC107472067, giving the protein MCDASNQAIGAALAKRDEFDIEIKDQSESQNLVADHLSRLENLKSDLFPINDSFPLDSLHAVSDNFPWFAPMANYLVAKFFPPNFSKHQRDKLRSDSKYYILDDPHLWKRGVDQWVEAIPTRLDDANTVISFIRNYIVYRYVSPRAIVSDQGSHFCNKKVEALLKRYGVVHKVATAYHPQTNGQAKVSNREIKRILEKVVSPQRKDWSLRLGDAL